A stretch of the Filimonas lacunae genome encodes the following:
- a CDS encoding nucleoside deaminase yields MNTRSLQVNDEIFMRRCLALASIAKSRGKTAVGALVVRDNEIIAEGIESSEEYPALVAHAEIVALLKAAEVLGTRDLSGCIMYTTAEPCFMCSYLLRETKIGEVVFGASAGQIGGTNPDFPLLTTDKIARWPVQLTIRGAVLEQECIAMLRKQH; encoded by the coding sequence ATGAATACCAGAAGTTTGCAGGTGAACGATGAAATATTTATGAGGCGTTGTTTAGCACTTGCTTCCATAGCGAAGTCTCGTGGCAAAACAGCTGTAGGGGCACTGGTAGTGAGGGATAATGAAATTATAGCGGAAGGTATAGAGTCTTCCGAAGAATATCCGGCACTTGTTGCGCACGCCGAAATTGTGGCCTTATTAAAAGCAGCAGAAGTGCTGGGTACAAGAGATCTTAGTGGCTGTATTATGTACACTACTGCTGAACCCTGTTTTATGTGTAGTTATCTGCTTAGGGAAACCAAAATTGGAGAAGTGGTTTTCGGTGCTTCAGCCGGGCAGATTGGAGGAACTAATCCTGATTTTCCTTTACTTACTACCGACAAAATAGCCCGATGGCCGGTGCAGCTTACGATAAGAGGTGCTGTGCTGGAACAGGAATGTATAGCCATGTTGCGAAAGCAGCATTAA
- a CDS encoding LLM class flavin-dependent oxidoreductase — translation MKKIGFLSFGHWSGHPAYKTRTASDTLLQSIDLAVAAEEIGLDGAYFRVHHFAAQLASPFPLLSAIGAKTSNIEIGTGVIDMRYENPLYMVEDAGAADLISRGRLQLGISRGSPEQVIDGWRYFGYEPATGETDGDMGRRKALEFLDKLKGEGFAEPNPFPMFPNPPGLLRLEPYSESLRQRIWWGAASNATAVWAAENGMHLQSSTLKYDEGGKPFHVQQAEQIRLYKEAWRKAGHQREPRVSVSRSIFALVNDQDRYYFGQDAGRSDKIGYIESDKRAIFGRSYAAEPDQLIKELAEDEAIQEADTLLLTIPNTLGVDYNIHVLSSILEHVAPGLGWR, via the coding sequence ATGAAGAAAATAGGATTTTTATCATTTGGGCATTGGTCTGGTCATCCGGCTTATAAAACCCGCACAGCAAGTGATACGCTGCTGCAGTCCATAGATCTGGCTGTTGCCGCAGAAGAGATCGGGTTAGACGGCGCCTACTTTCGGGTACATCATTTTGCTGCCCAGCTGGCATCTCCCTTTCCTTTGCTATCTGCCATCGGTGCTAAAACAAGTAATATTGAAATTGGTACCGGGGTCATTGACATGCGTTACGAGAATCCGCTGTATATGGTAGAAGATGCCGGTGCAGCTGACCTTATTTCGCGGGGACGGTTACAGTTAGGAATCAGCAGAGGTTCGCCGGAACAGGTAATTGATGGCTGGCGCTATTTTGGTTATGAACCGGCTACCGGAGAAACTGATGGGGATATGGGGCGCCGTAAGGCACTGGAGTTTTTGGATAAGCTAAAAGGGGAGGGGTTTGCCGAACCCAATCCTTTTCCCATGTTTCCTAACCCGCCGGGCTTATTACGATTAGAGCCTTATTCCGAAAGCCTGCGGCAACGAATCTGGTGGGGTGCAGCTTCCAATGCAACAGCTGTTTGGGCGGCAGAAAACGGAATGCATCTGCAAAGCTCCACCCTGAAATATGACGAAGGAGGTAAACCTTTCCATGTGCAACAGGCTGAACAAATAAGACTATACAAAGAGGCATGGCGTAAGGCCGGGCACCAGCGCGAACCACGGGTATCGGTAAGTCGCTCCATCTTTGCATTGGTAAACGATCAGGACAGATACTACTTTGGTCAGGATGCCGGTCGTTCAGATAAGATAGGTTATATTGAAAGTGACAAACGCGCCATTTTTGGAAGAAGTTATGCTGCCGAACCTGATCAACTCATTAAAGAGCTGGCCGAGGACGAAGCTATCCAGGAAGCAGATACCCTTCTTTTAACCATACCCAATACATTGGGAGTTGATTACAACATACATGTATTGTCCTCTATCCTGGAGCATGTAGCCCCCGGATTAGGTTGGCGTTAA
- a CDS encoding Crp/Fnr family transcriptional regulator, whose amino-acid sequence MELHDPILKNIHKHIALTREEQDYFISILTYKEIPKKTTILAEGQYCNQLSYIHSGALRSYCLDESGRESTIMFAVADWWLTDMYCFLNEKSSMTFIETIEDSIVFNISKDHFDELFTVIPAFERFFRILMQNAYTREQLRTIENLTLKAEERYFRFLHKYPQIATKLTQKQIASYLGITPEFLSGIRKKQLRKE is encoded by the coding sequence ATGGAATTGCACGATCCGATTTTAAAAAACATTCATAAACACATTGCCCTTACCCGGGAAGAGCAGGATTATTTTATTTCTATACTCACCTATAAAGAAATACCTAAAAAAACAACAATACTGGCAGAAGGCCAGTATTGTAACCAGCTCAGTTATATTCACTCCGGCGCTTTACGGTCGTACTGCCTAGATGAAAGCGGGAGAGAGTCTACTATTATGTTTGCGGTGGCAGATTGGTGGTTAACGGATATGTACTGCTTTTTGAATGAAAAGTCCAGCATGACCTTTATTGAAACCATAGAAGACAGCATTGTTTTCAATATTAGTAAAGACCATTTTGACGAATTATTCACTGTTATCCCTGCTTTTGAACGCTTTTTCCGTATACTGATGCAAAATGCCTATACGCGGGAACAACTGCGCACCATAGAAAATCTCACGTTAAAGGCAGAGGAGCGCTATTTCCGTTTTTTACACAAATACCCTCAAATAGCCACCAAGCTTACACAAAAACAAATAGCCTCTTACTTGGGCATTACACCAGAGTTTTTAAGCGGCATCCGTAAAAAACAGCTACGCAAAGAATAA
- a CDS encoding DUF2071 domain-containing protein produces the protein MNALKNHPFAVEAFFESSLVLTFAVPKEQLQHLIPACLELDTFQDKWAFVAIAMVQTKGLRPKGFPKVMGNDFFLIGYRVFVRYTNTAGKRLRGLYILKSETDKWKMKMMGNIFTHYNYTTTDIQQEHTGNNTLIRSAHSNFSIHVQEKEGEVVLPEHSPFTDWKEARRFAGPLPFTFTYNADTKEVLIIEGVRENWTPAPVKVIDYSIAFLNTLQIKNYVLANAFIIKDIPYYWKKGKKELWKQ, from the coding sequence ATGAATGCCTTAAAAAACCATCCCTTTGCCGTAGAAGCTTTTTTTGAAAGCTCCCTGGTATTGACTTTTGCCGTTCCCAAAGAACAATTACAGCATTTAATACCAGCGTGCCTGGAACTGGATACCTTTCAGGACAAATGGGCTTTTGTGGCAATAGCGATGGTGCAAACCAAAGGATTAAGGCCCAAAGGATTTCCTAAAGTGATGGGTAACGACTTTTTTCTGATAGGCTACCGGGTATTTGTTAGATATACCAACACTGCCGGTAAGCGACTAAGAGGGCTGTACATTCTTAAATCAGAAACAGATAAGTGGAAAATGAAAATGATGGGTAATATTTTTACGCATTATAATTATACCACTACAGATATACAGCAGGAACACACAGGTAATAACACACTTATTCGATCTGCACATTCCAACTTTTCCATTCATGTGCAGGAGAAAGAGGGTGAGGTGGTTTTACCTGAGCACTCTCCATTTACAGACTGGAAAGAAGCCAGAAGATTTGCCGGCCCTTTACCTTTCACATTTACCTATAACGCAGACACTAAAGAAGTGCTGATTATTGAAGGTGTAAGGGAAAACTGGACACCTGCACCCGTAAAAGTCATTGATTACTCCATAGCATTTCTCAACACTTTACAAATAAAGAATTACGTTTTGGCAAACGCCTTTATCATCAAAGACATTCCATATTACTGGAAAAAGGGAAAAAAGGAGCTATGGAAGCAGTAA
- a CDS encoding CocE/NonD family hydrolase, giving the protein MNRFICMALLCLCISRFAPAQSFVWSAATANDSVSVDRQIKLLAAEVMNVYTDSSRKNYLENVYRLQLLTGQYKQAVATAKVWLPLWEAASPYKPAVSLSYQLYAQAVMEQSKHPGNLTEIYTAFFHNAMAKLDDKTAYREYGGFFSAGGYEALKEQFQHQLAAVHEDGLLDHKEAVALCTSYADWKLFEQTEALAQSLILNDCKRRYTVSDQLVSIAGGIQIHVVVIGKKGMIRPVPAALQYTIYADSVPGIRLFAPPAYGYAGVMAYSRGKGLSPDNIVPFEHDGEDADQIITWIARQPWCNGKVGMYGGSYNGFTQWAAAKYHNPALKTIVPYVAAIPGLGLPMENNVFLNANYGWAFYTTNHRYLDNLVYNNPARWRSLNWNWFNSGVSYRKIDSIDGAPHPWLQRWLQHPDYDRYWQQQVPYQQDFAGIQIPVLTVEGYYDDGQISGLHYYLEHLKYNTNADHYLLIGPYDHFGTQTGGVPVLRGYEVDPVALISTREVTWQWLDYVLKGGPRPGILSNKVNYEVMGANKWEHAASLADMASKRLRLYLTDQQNGNDYLLAEHTPGAFSTVNDTIDLANRQSLYGDYYPSPIMKQQPDRSNGLFFLTKPFDEPVQINGRFSGELRAIINKKDMDITVVFYEVTPEGKYFQLSYFLGRASYAKDMTSRQLLHPGQEERIPFERTRLVSRQLRKGSRLLVVVNGDKNPFAEINYGTGGDVADETSNDGKTPLFIQWTNSSYIDVPVKL; this is encoded by the coding sequence ATGAACAGATTTATCTGCATGGCATTGCTATGCCTTTGCATCAGCCGCTTTGCTCCGGCACAATCCTTTGTGTGGTCCGCTGCTACAGCTAACGATAGTGTTTCTGTTGACCGCCAGATAAAGCTTCTGGCGGCAGAAGTGATGAACGTGTACACGGATAGCAGCCGTAAAAACTATCTTGAAAATGTATACAGGTTGCAGCTACTCACAGGTCAGTATAAACAGGCCGTAGCCACTGCAAAAGTCTGGCTGCCGCTATGGGAAGCGGCAAGCCCTTATAAGCCTGCTGTAAGCTTGTCCTATCAATTGTATGCACAGGCAGTAATGGAACAGTCGAAGCATCCGGGAAACCTGACAGAAATTTATACTGCATTTTTTCATAATGCCATGGCGAAGCTGGATGATAAAACGGCTTACCGGGAATATGGTGGTTTCTTTAGTGCAGGAGGGTATGAAGCATTGAAAGAGCAGTTTCAACACCAACTAGCTGCCGTGCACGAAGACGGTCTATTAGATCATAAAGAAGCTGTTGCGTTATGTACCAGCTATGCAGATTGGAAATTGTTTGAACAAACAGAAGCGTTGGCGCAGTCGCTTATCCTGAACGATTGCAAAAGGCGATATACCGTAAGTGATCAACTGGTGTCCATAGCCGGTGGCATACAAATTCATGTGGTGGTGATTGGGAAAAAAGGAATGATTAGGCCTGTGCCCGCTGCCTTACAGTATACCATTTATGCGGATAGCGTACCTGGTATCCGTTTGTTTGCACCGCCTGCATATGGGTATGCAGGCGTAATGGCTTACAGCCGTGGCAAAGGGTTGAGTCCGGATAACATTGTACCCTTTGAGCATGATGGCGAAGATGCTGATCAAATCATTACCTGGATTGCCAGGCAGCCCTGGTGTAATGGCAAAGTGGGCATGTATGGGGGTAGTTATAACGGCTTTACCCAATGGGCAGCAGCAAAGTACCATAACCCTGCATTAAAAACGATTGTGCCGTATGTGGCTGCTATACCGGGTCTTGGTCTGCCTATGGAAAATAACGTGTTCCTGAATGCGAATTATGGCTGGGCTTTCTACACCACTAATCACCGTTACCTGGACAATCTTGTTTACAATAATCCTGCCCGCTGGCGTTCACTTAACTGGAATTGGTTTAACAGCGGCGTTTCTTACAGGAAGATAGATAGCATAGATGGCGCGCCTCATCCCTGGCTACAGCGTTGGCTGCAACATCCGGATTATGACCGTTACTGGCAACAGCAGGTGCCTTATCAGCAGGACTTCGCCGGCATTCAGATACCAGTGCTTACGGTGGAAGGTTACTATGATGATGGGCAGATCTCTGGTTTACATTATTACCTGGAGCACCTGAAATATAATACAAACGCCGATCATTATCTGCTTATTGGACCCTATGACCATTTTGGCACACAAACCGGCGGCGTGCCTGTATTGCGTGGCTATGAGGTTGACCCGGTGGCATTGATCAGTACACGGGAAGTAACCTGGCAATGGCTGGATTATGTATTGAAAGGTGGCCCTCGCCCCGGCATTCTTTCCAACAAGGTGAACTATGAAGTGATGGGTGCTAACAAGTGGGAACATGCAGCGTCTTTAGCTGATATGGCCAGCAAGCGGTTAAGATTGTACCTGACAGATCAACAGAACGGAAATGACTATCTGCTTGCTGAGCATACACCTGGTGCCTTCTCAACAGTGAATGATACTATTGACCTGGCAAACAGACAAAGTCTATACGGCGATTATTACCCCTCGCCTATCATGAAACAACAGCCTGACCGCAGTAATGGGTTGTTCTTTCTTACAAAGCCTTTTGATGAGCCTGTACAAATCAATGGAAGGTTCAGTGGCGAGTTAAGGGCTATTATCAATAAAAAAGACATGGATATAACGGTAGTGTTTTATGAGGTAACACCTGAAGGGAAATATTTTCAGCTCTCTTATTTCCTGGGAAGGGCAAGCTATGCAAAGGATATGACGAGCCGGCAATTGCTGCATCCTGGCCAGGAAGAACGCATACCCTTTGAGCGTACACGGCTGGTAAGCCGTCAACTGCGCAAAGGCAGCCGCCTGCTGGTAGTGGTAAACGGCGATAAAAACCCGTTTGCAGAGATTAATTATGGCACTGGCGGGGATGTTGCCGATGAAACCAGTAACGATGGAAAAACACCTTTATTCATTCAATGGACGAATTCCAGTTACATTGATGTGCCGGTTAAGTTATAG
- a CDS encoding SDR family oxidoreductase produces the protein MKLALVTGANKGIGFETVKQLAQKDFFVYLGCRDTEKGLSAIKKLKAEGLNNVAFIQLDVTNQSSVEEARNTIAEKTGKLDVLVNNAGISGDFEQSALKTNTDVFYTVYDTNVFGIVRVTQAFLELLRKAPEPRIVNVSTAMASLNLAADIYGNSYPKRFVVYQSSKAALNMYTLHLAFELRDTPFKVNAVCPGYTQTDFTRHQGTSTPEQAGQRIVKYALIGQDGPTGRFFSEEYFPAPANCPW, from the coding sequence ATGAAGCTAGCATTAGTAACCGGAGCCAACAAAGGCATCGGCTTTGAAACAGTTAAACAACTTGCTCAAAAAGATTTTTTCGTTTATTTAGGTTGCCGTGATACAGAAAAAGGTTTGTCTGCTATTAAAAAATTGAAAGCGGAAGGACTTAATAATGTAGCATTTATTCAACTGGATGTAACCAATCAATCATCTGTTGAAGAAGCCCGAAATACAATTGCAGAAAAGACAGGAAAACTAGATGTACTGGTAAACAATGCCGGTATTTCCGGAGATTTTGAACAATCAGCTCTGAAAACAAATACCGATGTTTTTTATACTGTTTATGATACCAATGTATTTGGTATTGTGAGAGTCACACAAGCCTTTCTTGAGCTGTTAAGAAAAGCACCGGAACCCCGTATTGTAAACGTGAGCACAGCCATGGCGTCACTTAATCTGGCTGCTGACATTTATGGCAACAGCTATCCTAAAAGATTTGTCGTTTACCAGTCTTCTAAAGCAGCATTAAATATGTATACACTCCATCTTGCTTTTGAACTGCGTGATACGCCATTTAAAGTGAATGCAGTTTGCCCAGGATATACACAAACAGACTTCACCAGACACCAGGGCACCAGTACTCCGGAACAGGCAGGACAGCGTATTGTTAAATATGCACTGATTGGACAGGATGGGCCAACCGGTCGCTTTTTTAGTGAAGAGTATTTTCCTGCGCCGGCAAATTGTCCATGGTAA
- a CDS encoding HIT family protein: protein MSLTNACMYCGKDQRLTDVMMEICELDSSILYLFKEQTYPGRCVVAYKKEHKEEIFELSEADRNSFMNDVAKVAKAVKTAFNAGKINYGAYGDKMPHIHFHLVPKQEDKPKWGSTFDMQPDEKVFLTEEGYAEVMAKIKAHL, encoded by the coding sequence ATGTCCCTTACCAATGCCTGCATGTATTGCGGGAAAGACCAAAGACTGACAGATGTAATGATGGAAATCTGCGAATTGGATTCCTCTATACTTTATCTTTTTAAAGAACAAACCTACCCCGGAAGATGCGTAGTAGCGTATAAAAAAGAACATAAAGAAGAGATTTTTGAACTCAGTGAAGCAGACCGTAACAGCTTTATGAACGATGTTGCCAAAGTAGCCAAAGCTGTTAAAACAGCCTTTAATGCAGGCAAAATCAATTACGGCGCATATGGCGACAAAATGCCGCACATTCATTTCCACCTTGTACCTAAACAGGAAGACAAACCCAAATGGGGTAGCACATTTGATATGCAGCCCGACGAAAAAGTATTTCTTACAGAAGAAGGTTACGCTGAGGTAATGGCAAAGATCAAAGCTCATTTATAG
- a CDS encoding DoxX-like family protein — protein MRLIKKHIHKALTCSIAIVWVANGLFCKVLGLVPRHRQIVSAILGPTYASPFTLLIGFLEIGMAIWIVSGYRSRLNALTQMLVIATMNTLEFTLVPHLLLWGRWNAFFAFLFIIMIYLNEFCIKPGTPKHT, from the coding sequence ATGCGATTGATAAAAAAGCACATTCATAAAGCATTAACCTGCTCCATTGCCATTGTTTGGGTGGCCAACGGCTTGTTTTGTAAAGTACTGGGCCTTGTTCCCCGGCACCGGCAAATTGTATCGGCCATACTGGGGCCAACTTATGCCAGCCCCTTTACCCTATTGATTGGATTTTTGGAAATAGGAATGGCTATCTGGATTGTGAGTGGCTATCGCTCCCGTTTAAACGCCCTAACGCAAATGCTGGTGATTGCCACAATGAATACATTAGAATTCACCCTGGTGCCACACTTACTTTTATGGGGCAGATGGAATGCATTTTTCGCTTTTTTATTCATTATTATGATTTACTTGAACGAATTTTGTATAAAACCTGGCACACCTAAACACACCTGA
- a CDS encoding class I SAM-dependent methyltransferase: protein MEAVRKPFQGVSNIVRFNWHFYLLSLLFIVLLLLLSGVAVTLLQHIITVLCLLAGFTIIVSLLVSCYIYDLSKLYQFRWIQPTGAEKVVVNINAGFDETSALLENRFTHSQLIVLDFYDPVKHTEVSIKRARKAYPAYPGTQTITTARLPLANNTADKIFLILAAHEIRNEQERIAFFKELRRIVKHGGEICIVEHLRDTANLLAYNIGAFHFHSKPTWHKTFQAANLDIRQEIKLTPFISTFILQKHGDTL from the coding sequence ATGGAAGCAGTAAGAAAACCGTTTCAGGGAGTAAGCAATATCGTTCGCTTTAACTGGCATTTTTATCTGCTGTCATTGCTTTTTATAGTACTGTTGCTATTGCTGTCCGGCGTAGCTGTCACATTACTTCAGCATATCATTACTGTTCTTTGTTTGTTAGCTGGTTTCACCATCATTGTGTCCCTGTTGGTTTCCTGCTATATATACGACCTGTCAAAGCTGTACCAGTTTAGATGGATACAGCCAACAGGCGCCGAAAAGGTAGTCGTAAACATAAACGCCGGCTTTGATGAAACCAGTGCCTTACTGGAAAACCGTTTTACCCATTCACAATTGATAGTTTTAGATTTTTATGATCCGGTAAAACATACAGAGGTATCTATAAAAAGAGCCCGAAAAGCATACCCTGCCTATCCTGGTACTCAAACGATCACCACCGCCCGGTTACCTCTTGCCAACAATACTGCTGATAAAATATTTTTGATTTTAGCTGCGCACGAAATCAGGAACGAACAGGAGCGGATTGCCTTTTTTAAAGAACTAAGGAGAATTGTAAAACACGGGGGCGAAATATGTATAGTAGAACACCTGAGAGATACCGCCAACTTATTGGCATATAACATCGGCGCTTTTCACTTCCACTCCAAACCTACCTGGCACAAAACCTTTCAGGCAGCGAATTTAGATATCAGGCAGGAGATAAAACTAACCCCATTCATTTCAACCTTTATACTGCAAAAACATGGAGATACATTATAA
- a CDS encoding helix-turn-helix domain-containing protein has translation MEENTSRYIIDEISKEHFIGEHYFMYVCKGIVTLYDGIEYIELHAGECCIARKNRLGRYYKRKVDGELEKVILALDETFLRKFQEKYAPPVLKFTAVQTCTRIKPNELLPSYIQSLLPYYHHGKITDAFAHVKREELLIILLQQQPELAGLFFDYGTPQKINIEAFMNQNYKFNVSNERLAFLTGRSLSAFKRDFKEVFQETPNRWLVQRRLKEAYFLIEKKFQKPSDIYYDLGFEALSHFSFAFKKQFGLTPTELAEKRV, from the coding sequence ATGGAAGAAAATACGTCGCGATACATTATAGATGAAATTTCAAAGGAACATTTTATAGGTGAACACTATTTCATGTATGTGTGCAAGGGTATTGTAACACTCTATGACGGCATTGAGTACATAGAATTACATGCGGGCGAATGCTGCATTGCCCGCAAAAATCGCCTAGGGCGGTATTACAAAAGGAAAGTAGATGGCGAACTAGAGAAGGTGATTCTTGCTTTGGATGAAACCTTTCTAAGGAAGTTTCAGGAAAAATATGCCCCCCCAGTACTAAAATTTACAGCTGTGCAAACCTGTACACGAATAAAGCCAAATGAGCTGCTTCCCTCTTATATTCAGTCGCTGCTGCCTTATTACCATCATGGAAAAATAACAGATGCATTTGCTCATGTAAAACGGGAAGAATTGCTCATTATACTATTACAGCAACAGCCAGAGCTTGCTGGTTTATTTTTCGACTATGGTACGCCACAAAAAATCAACATTGAGGCCTTTATGAATCAAAACTATAAATTCAATGTTAGCAACGAGCGTTTGGCATTTCTCACAGGAAGAAGTTTATCTGCGTTTAAAAGAGATTTCAAGGAAGTGTTCCAGGAAACTCCCAATCGTTGGCTGGTACAAAGGCGCTTGAAAGAAGCCTATTTCCTCATTGAAAAAAAGTTTCAGAAACCTTCAGATATATATTATGATTTAGGCTTTGAAGCGTTATCTCATTTCTCTTTTGCATTTAAAAAACAATTTGGCCTTACACCTACTGAACTTGCTGAAAAAAGAGTATGA
- a CDS encoding SDR family NAD(P)-dependent oxidoreductase, whose product MVGSNKDKAYVITGPTSGIGYATALELSKHGIVILVGRNAEKLNKVKKVIEDMGKNAIPVICDVSDMNSVKKAGQQIIALRLPIAGLLNNAGIMPAKATKSAQGWDKTFATNYLGAFTLTEVLAPHLPDGANVVFIASAIEDPERKPAKIMGMKGGRYLSVAASADGNWKPGGAKMPGIDAYATSKLCVLAAAMALARENPRLHYHAVEPGITRGTKLGGEELNPIVHKVFGYLMSVIPPFSRYSSTPEKSAKTITKILTETSGKTGVYFDEKGTPMLGSVLSQDVNFQDSVVAETRALLKTI is encoded by the coding sequence ATGGTAGGTAGTAACAAAGACAAGGCATACGTGATCACAGGACCAACTTCAGGCATTGGATATGCCACTGCGCTTGAACTGTCAAAGCACGGGATTGTTATTCTTGTTGGCAGGAACGCAGAGAAACTCAACAAGGTGAAAAAAGTAATAGAGGATATGGGGAAAAATGCGATACCTGTTATCTGTGACGTTTCTGATATGAATAGCGTGAAAAAAGCCGGGCAACAAATAATCGCACTTCGGCTACCTATTGCTGGCTTGCTCAATAATGCCGGAATTATGCCAGCAAAAGCCACTAAAAGTGCACAGGGATGGGATAAGACTTTTGCCACCAACTACCTTGGCGCATTCACGTTAACAGAAGTGCTCGCCCCCCATCTTCCCGATGGTGCAAATGTTGTATTTATTGCTTCTGCCATAGAAGATCCTGAACGTAAACCGGCAAAAATAATGGGCATGAAAGGCGGCCGGTACCTATCTGTTGCTGCCAGTGCAGATGGAAACTGGAAGCCCGGAGGCGCTAAAATGCCCGGTATAGACGCTTATGCCACCTCAAAATTGTGCGTTTTGGCGGCTGCAATGGCTTTAGCGCGCGAAAACCCGAGGTTACATTACCATGCAGTAGAACCAGGAATAACCCGTGGAACAAAGCTGGGCGGCGAAGAGTTGAATCCAATCGTTCATAAAGTTTTCGGGTATCTTATGTCTGTCATTCCTCCATTTTCCAGGTACAGCAGCACGCCGGAAAAGTCTGCCAAAACAATTACAAAAATATTGACAGAAACTTCGGGTAAAACGGGTGTTTACTTTGATGAAAAAGGCACCCCAATGTTGGGATCGGTATTATCGCAGGATGTTAATTTTCAGGATAGCGTTGTTGCCGAAACCAGAGCTTTGTTGAAGACCATATGA
- a CDS encoding TIR domain-containing protein: MLILIAGPYRSGTNDNPELMKKNLEKLESVALPLFRKGHVPFIGEWIALPLIHLAGSQQPGDKAWEEIQYPVAHRMLEKCDAILRLEGASKGADEDVKVAKERGLPIYYSLDEVPDAEKK; this comes from the coding sequence ATGCTTATTCTTATTGCCGGTCCTTATCGCAGTGGCACAAACGACAATCCTGAGTTAATGAAGAAAAACCTGGAAAAGCTGGAATCGGTGGCTTTGCCTTTATTTAGAAAAGGACATGTGCCTTTTATTGGAGAATGGATAGCGCTGCCTTTAATTCACCTGGCGGGCTCTCAGCAACCCGGCGATAAAGCCTGGGAAGAAATTCAATACCCCGTTGCACACCGCATGCTGGAAAAATGTGATGCCATACTTCGATTAGAAGGCGCTTCTAAAGGAGCCGATGAAGATGTAAAAGTAGCTAAAGAACGGGGCCTACCTATATATTATAGTCTGGACGAAGTGCCAGATGCCGAAAAGAAATAA
- a CDS encoding nuclear transport factor 2 family protein: MKHLLLSLTIITLLSITACNIPAHPNSGTSEQVARNMFAAFNRHDWKQMADYYSDSALFLDPSLGKEPVYQTRQQIIKKYTELAALFPDIKDDVRQVYASGDHVTVEFVSSASSDSTGAWQLPICTVLTIQNGKIIRDATYYDQE; this comes from the coding sequence ATGAAACATCTGCTTTTATCCTTAACCATCATTACACTACTGAGCATTACAGCTTGTAACATACCCGCTCATCCAAACTCCGGCACATCAGAACAGGTAGCCAGAAATATGTTTGCTGCTTTTAACCGGCACGATTGGAAACAGATGGCAGATTACTATAGCGACTCTGCTTTGTTTCTTGACCCATCGCTGGGTAAGGAGCCTGTTTACCAAACACGGCAACAAATTATAAAAAAGTATACAGAACTGGCAGCCTTGTTTCCAGATATCAAAGACGATGTAAGACAGGTATATGCAAGCGGTGATCATGTTACCGTTGAATTTGTTTCCAGTGCTTCATCAGACAGTACAGGTGCCTGGCAACTACCCATATGTACTGTGTTGACTATACAAAATGGAAAGATTATAAGGGACGCTACTTATTACGACCAGGAATAA